A genomic segment from Bradyrhizobium sp. CB1015 encodes:
- a CDS encoding efflux RND transporter periplasmic adaptor subunit, producing MRHLPRAVVRNLYPAAVAGLLVLSPHPAGAADDDAPKGPAVTVLKVAKSCFSDIVEATGTIIAREETSVRPERPGLKVTDVLAEAGDTTTAGQVLARLALPEGGTLQVTAPVAGVIATSTAQIGNFASAKGEALFTIVARSEYDLVGLVATTDVRKLAVNQQATVRIAGAGDINGKVRRIGPTVEPNIQQGMVYIGISSQKRLLLNASGRALIKTGQSCNVAVPLTAVQYSSAGTVVQVIRRNRVETKRVEVGLMSGGNIEVRDGLNEGDVVVARAGALLREGDPVRPAMASAEAAK from the coding sequence ATGCGTCATTTGCCCCGCGCCGTTGTTCGAAACCTGTATCCCGCAGCCGTCGCCGGCCTGCTCGTCCTCAGTCCCCATCCGGCCGGTGCCGCCGATGACGACGCGCCCAAGGGGCCGGCGGTCACGGTGCTGAAGGTCGCGAAATCCTGCTTCTCCGACATCGTCGAGGCCACCGGCACGATCATCGCGCGGGAGGAAACCTCGGTGCGGCCCGAACGTCCCGGCCTGAAGGTCACGGACGTGCTGGCGGAGGCCGGCGATACCACCACGGCCGGCCAGGTGCTGGCGCGGCTGGCGCTGCCCGAGGGCGGCACGCTTCAGGTCACCGCCCCCGTGGCGGGGGTGATCGCGACCTCGACCGCGCAGATCGGCAACTTCGCCTCGGCCAAGGGCGAGGCACTGTTCACGATCGTGGCGCGCAGCGAGTACGATCTCGTCGGTCTCGTCGCCACCACCGATGTGCGCAAGCTCGCGGTCAATCAGCAGGCCACCGTGCGGATCGCAGGCGCCGGCGATATCAACGGCAAGGTGCGCCGCATCGGCCCGACCGTCGAGCCGAACATCCAGCAGGGGATGGTCTATATCGGCATCTCCTCGCAGAAGCGGCTGCTGCTGAATGCCAGCGGGCGCGCGCTGATCAAGACCGGGCAGAGCTGCAACGTCGCGGTGCCGCTGACCGCCGTGCAATATTCGTCCGCCGGCACCGTGGTGCAGGTGATCCGCCGCAACCGCGTCGAGACCAAGCGTGTCGAGGTCGGCTTGATGTCGGGCGGCAATATCGAGGTCCGCGACGGCCTCAACGAAGGCGATGTCGTCGTCGCCCGCGCCGGCGCCTTGCTGCGCGAAGGCGATCCGGTGCGTCCGGCGATGGCGAGCGCGGAAGCGGCGAAGTAA
- a CDS encoding MBOAT family protein, translating into MLFNSYPFILLFLPIVLAGYFRLGRRSNLAPVIWLALASITFYAIGSWQFVALLLLSIAFNYGVGHLLIVAELAHRQRKAALAVGVVGDLLMLGIFKYAGFVAENINALLGTHVAVQILLPVGISFYTFTQIAFLVDAYRGQVAAYALPHYALFVTYFPHLIAGPILHHKDMIPQFEEKETKHPDAHLILCGIIIFAIGLFKKTCLADGIQPLVALAFEARSPSFDQAWLGALAYTFQLYFDFSGYSDMAIGISLMFGIFLPVNFNSPYKATSIVEFWRRWHMTLSQFLRDYLYIPLGGNRRGRVLRYVNLMITMLLGGLWHGAAWTFVVWGALHGAYLCVNHAFNALVPNVPPRLARPGRMFGAVLTFLAVVVAWVFFRAESVAWALRVLHAMAAPSNIVLDRGEIAALVQVAIYAALVWLAPNTQALMGYDHGNREVGEALRAGRMRPLVLYAASLVLAFGFLGIQSHSEFIYFRF; encoded by the coding sequence ATGCTGTTCAATTCCTATCCCTTCATCCTGCTGTTCCTGCCGATCGTGCTCGCCGGCTATTTCCGGCTCGGCCGGCGCAGCAATCTGGCTCCGGTGATCTGGCTGGCACTGGCCTCGATCACCTTCTATGCAATCGGCAGCTGGCAGTTCGTCGCCCTGCTGCTGCTCTCGATCGCCTTCAACTACGGCGTCGGCCATCTTCTCATCGTGGCGGAACTTGCGCACCGGCAACGAAAGGCCGCGCTCGCTGTCGGCGTTGTCGGCGATCTCCTCATGCTCGGCATCTTCAAATATGCCGGCTTCGTCGCCGAGAACATCAACGCGCTGCTCGGCACGCATGTCGCGGTCCAGATCCTGCTGCCGGTCGGCATCTCCTTCTACACCTTCACCCAGATCGCGTTCCTGGTCGATGCTTATCGCGGCCAGGTCGCGGCCTATGCGCTGCCGCATTACGCGCTGTTCGTGACCTACTTCCCGCATCTGATCGCCGGGCCCATCCTCCATCACAAGGACATGATCCCGCAATTCGAAGAGAAGGAGACCAAGCATCCGGACGCGCATCTGATCCTGTGCGGAATCATCATCTTCGCGATCGGCCTGTTCAAGAAGACCTGCCTTGCCGACGGCATCCAGCCGCTGGTCGCGCTCGCCTTCGAGGCGCGCTCGCCGAGCTTCGACCAGGCCTGGCTTGGCGCGCTCGCCTACACCTTCCAGCTCTATTTCGACTTCTCCGGCTATTCCGACATGGCGATCGGCATCTCGCTGATGTTCGGCATCTTCCTGCCCGTCAATTTCAACTCGCCCTACAAGGCGACCAGCATCGTCGAGTTCTGGCGGCGCTGGCACATGACGCTGTCGCAATTCCTGCGCGACTATCTCTATATCCCGCTCGGCGGCAACCGCCGCGGCCGCGTGCTGCGCTACGTCAATTTGATGATCACGATGCTGCTCGGCGGGCTCTGGCATGGTGCGGCCTGGACGTTCGTGGTTTGGGGCGCGCTGCATGGCGCCTACCTCTGCGTCAATCACGCGTTCAACGCGCTGGTGCCGAACGTTCCGCCGCGGCTGGCGCGCCCCGGCCGCATGTTCGGCGCCGTGCTGACCTTCCTCGCCGTCGTCGTGGCCTGGGTGTTCTTCCGCGCCGAGAGCGTCGCCTGGGCACTGCGGGTGCTCCACGCCATGGCTGCCCCTTCGAACATCGTGCTCGACCGCGGGGAGATCGCAGCCCTGGTGCAGGTCGCGATCTATGCGGCGCTGGTATGGCTGGCGCCGAACACGCAAGCGCTGATGGGATATGATCACGGCAACCGCGAGGTCGGCGAGGCCTTGCGGGCAGGGCGCATGCGGCCCCTGGTGCTCTATGCGGCCTCGCTGGTGCTCGCGTTCGGCTTCTTGGGCATCCAGAGCCACAGCGAATTCATCTATTTCCGGTTCTGA
- a CDS encoding thermonuclease family protein, giving the protein MLRKVLIALSLFAIPSLADAADITGTAKVRAGDAVVIGNTRIRLGGVDAPAVDQLCLNTKTERWTCGVAARDELAKYTEGKNWVCHTRAIDRRGRTVARCEVGGEDIQKWLVRNGWALAYTRVSKDYEPDEAAAREAKAGMWQGAFIAPWDWRERNKKTAILGATKPPDGAHAVLLASASGPVAPSPDCTIKGNVNSAGECIYHQPTSRWYTQIKMKISKGTRWFCSVEEAEAAGCRETKR; this is encoded by the coding sequence ATGTTGCGAAAAGTCCTGATTGCGCTGTCCTTGTTCGCCATCCCTTCGCTGGCTGATGCCGCCGACATCACCGGCACGGCAAAGGTCCGCGCCGGCGATGCCGTGGTGATCGGCAACACGCGGATCCGGCTCGGCGGCGTCGACGCGCCTGCAGTCGACCAGCTCTGCCTCAACACCAAGACGGAGCGCTGGACCTGCGGCGTCGCGGCCCGCGACGAGCTCGCCAAATACACCGAGGGCAAGAATTGGGTCTGTCACACCCGTGCGATCGACCGGCGCGGCCGCACCGTGGCGCGTTGCGAGGTCGGCGGCGAGGACATCCAGAAATGGCTGGTGCGCAACGGCTGGGCGCTGGCCTACACCCGCGTCTCCAAGGACTACGAGCCCGACGAGGCTGCCGCGCGTGAGGCAAAAGCCGGCATGTGGCAGGGTGCCTTCATCGCGCCGTGGGACTGGCGCGAGCGCAACAAGAAGACCGCGATCCTGGGCGCGACCAAGCCGCCGGACGGCGCACACGCGGTGCTGCTCGCTTCGGCCTCGGGGCCGGTCGCGCCATCGCCGGACTGCACCATCAAGGGCAACGTCAACAGCGCCGGCGAATGCATCTATCACCAGCCGACCAGCCGCTGGTACACCCAGATCAAGATGAAGATCAGCAAGGGCACCCGCTGGTTCTGCTCGGTCGAGGAGGCCGAAGCGGCCGGTTGCCGGGAGACCAAGAGATGA
- a CDS encoding lactonase family protein: MSRSIRRIASRVPRAAIAATLFVSLTLGSGVRAGMAETFAYVGNADSNDISVFKMSESGEMTLVQTAAFKGVEKPGSSTPLAITPDHRVLIAGIRSQPTLAVSFAIDSKTGQLSHLGNGPLADSMAYIAIDRSGKFLFSASYGGNKVALNPLLGNGVAGEPKQVIPTGLNAHAFLPSPDNRFAFATNLGSDQVLAFAFDATAGTLTPSDPPAHKVPEKSGPRHFVFHPGGKFVYLLHELNGDVAAFTYEARSGAWDEIQRTTALPEGFSGKPWTADIHITPDGRFLYTSERTTSMLTAYKVDGSSGKLTTIGSVQTEKQPRGFQIDPAGRYLAAVGELSDSMTVYAIDQGSGALAKLKSYPTGKKPNWVEFLNLP; this comes from the coding sequence ATGTCGAGATCGATCCGACGCATCGCATCGCGCGTGCCACGCGCTGCGATCGCCGCTACCCTGTTCGTTTCTCTCACTCTCGGTTCAGGAGTCCGTGCCGGCATGGCCGAAACCTTCGCCTATGTCGGCAATGCCGACAGCAACGACATCAGCGTGTTCAAGATGAGCGAGAGCGGCGAGATGACGCTCGTGCAGACGGCCGCCTTCAAGGGCGTCGAAAAGCCGGGCTCCTCGACACCGCTCGCGATTACGCCCGACCACCGCGTGCTGATCGCCGGTATCCGCTCGCAGCCCACTCTCGCGGTGAGCTTTGCAATCGATTCCAAGACGGGCCAGCTCAGCCATCTCGGCAACGGACCGCTCGCCGACAGCATGGCCTATATCGCCATCGACCGCAGCGGCAAGTTCCTGTTCAGCGCCTCCTATGGCGGCAACAAGGTCGCGCTGAATCCGCTGCTTGGCAACGGCGTCGCCGGCGAGCCCAAGCAGGTGATCCCGACCGGGCTGAACGCCCACGCCTTCCTGCCCTCGCCCGACAACCGCTTCGCATTCGCGACCAATCTCGGCTCCGATCAGGTGCTGGCCTTCGCGTTCGATGCCACAGCCGGCACGCTGACGCCGAGCGATCCGCCAGCGCACAAGGTGCCGGAGAAATCGGGGCCGCGGCACTTCGTCTTTCACCCCGGCGGCAAGTTCGTCTATCTCCTCCACGAGCTGAACGGCGACGTCGCGGCATTCACCTATGAGGCCAGGAGCGGCGCCTGGGACGAGATCCAGCGCACCACCGCGCTGCCGGAGGGGTTTTCCGGAAAACCCTGGACCGCTGACATCCACATCACCCCGGACGGCCGCTTTCTCTACACCTCCGAGCGCACCACCAGCATGCTCACCGCCTACAAGGTCGACGGCTCGAGCGGCAAGCTGACCACGATCGGCAGCGTGCAGACCGAGAAGCAGCCGCGCGGCTTCCAAATCGATCCCGCCGGCCGCTACCTTGCCGCCGTCGGCGAGCTCTCCGACAGCATGACGGTCTATGCCATCGACCAGGGCAGCGGCGCGCTGGCCAAGCTGAAATCCTACCCGACCGGCAAGAAGCCGAACTGGGTCGAGTTCCTGAACCTGCCGTGA
- a CDS encoding EAL domain-containing protein codes for MGASIRWTARTRALFRRWRGAPLTWLIAGGFVLMLATAIGTALTVDRFRQNAIESGRDSLENAVRMLARHFDRQFEDFAVLQKSIIAELESHGIDSAEVFRSEMGTLAVHEVLRAKASGWSDVAGANLFDSRGVLINSSRQWPVADISVADRGYFHRLKDDPAAQEEVEVVPGRFGKGPAIVFARRVSGPHGEFLGLVSRAITPEQLESFFASTGLGEDSSIAMHHQNGQLLARIPHVESLIGQNFRNGTPEQMAVFERTFVTTQLASPIDGKDRIVASRLLAGEPLVMVATKSLDATLATWRTQTKFFVTIAVLSIGLLVLTLFLIFRQVTLRLSLEKQRLDTAMNTMTQGLLMFDQDERLIVCNRRYIDMYRLSAALVKPGVHFRDVIRHRRDTGSFEGDVETYCDDILSNIGRTKSAIVETADGRLIEIKNQPAAAGGWLATHDDVTERIRADERIAHLAHYDALTDLPNRVLLRGHLERRVAELAQGKPFAILYIDVDEFKGVNDSHGHEVGDELLRQVASRLRACVSGNDMVARLGGDEFAIVKAGTNDPAELTALAETILGALRAPVDCKGQEIPTDASIGIAIAPDHGDNLDDLLKRADLAMYAAKSEGRRTFRLFAPEYDAKVRQRRQLELDLRQALARGEFEVHYQPLVDLTANVVTGCEALLRWRHPERGMVSPAEFIPVAEDTGLIGEIGEWVLKQACVEAASWPGRIHIAVNVSPVQFRSRTLALKVAAALTESGLAPGRLELEITETVLIRDDEEALAILQQLRELGVRIALDDFGTGYSSLSYLHRFPFDKIKIDRSFISDIGEPEDSSPIVQAVVHMAAARHMATTAEGVETEAQAEVLRRLGCSQMQGWLFSPAVPAAKLKQLLAAQAVAA; via the coding sequence ATGGGCGCATCGATTCGATGGACCGCGCGAACGCGCGCGTTGTTTCGCCGTTGGCGCGGGGCGCCGCTGACGTGGCTGATCGCCGGCGGCTTCGTGCTGATGCTTGCGACTGCCATCGGCACCGCGCTCACCGTCGACCGCTTCCGGCAAAATGCCATCGAGAGCGGTCGCGACAGCCTGGAAAACGCCGTCCGCATGCTCGCCCGGCATTTCGACCGCCAGTTCGAGGACTTTGCGGTGCTGCAGAAGAGCATCATCGCCGAGCTCGAGAGCCACGGCATCGACTCCGCCGAGGTCTTCCGCAGCGAGATGGGCACGCTCGCCGTGCACGAGGTGCTGCGCGCGAAAGCCAGCGGCTGGTCCGACGTCGCCGGCGCCAATCTGTTCGATTCCAGGGGCGTGCTGATCAACTCGTCGCGGCAATGGCCCGTCGCCGACATCTCGGTCGCCGACCGCGGCTATTTCCATCGCCTCAAGGACGATCCGGCCGCGCAAGAGGAAGTGGAGGTCGTGCCCGGCCGGTTCGGCAAGGGACCTGCGATCGTGTTCGCGCGGCGCGTCTCCGGCCCGCACGGCGAGTTCCTTGGGCTGGTCTCGCGCGCGATCACGCCCGAGCAGCTCGAATCCTTCTTCGCCTCGACCGGGCTCGGCGAGGATTCCTCGATCGCGATGCACCACCAGAACGGCCAGTTGCTCGCCCGCATTCCGCATGTCGAGTCGTTGATCGGGCAGAACTTCCGCAACGGCACGCCGGAGCAGATGGCGGTGTTCGAGCGCACCTTCGTCACCACCCAGCTCGCAAGCCCGATCGACGGCAAGGACCGTATCGTCGCCTCGCGCCTGCTCGCCGGCGAGCCGTTGGTCATGGTCGCGACCAAATCGCTCGATGCGACGCTGGCGACCTGGCGCACGCAAACGAAATTCTTCGTCACCATCGCCGTGCTGTCGATCGGCCTCTTGGTGCTGACGCTGTTTCTGATCTTCCGCCAGGTAACGCTCCGGCTCTCGCTCGAGAAGCAGCGGCTCGACACCGCGATGAACACGATGACGCAGGGCCTGTTGATGTTCGACCAGGACGAGCGGCTGATCGTCTGCAACCGCCGCTACATCGATATGTATCGACTGTCTGCCGCATTGGTGAAGCCCGGCGTCCACTTCCGCGACGTGATCCGGCATCGCCGGGACACCGGCTCGTTCGAGGGCGACGTCGAGACCTATTGCGACGACATCCTGAGCAATATCGGCCGTACCAAGAGCGCGATCGTCGAAACCGCCGACGGCCGCCTGATCGAGATCAAGAACCAGCCGGCCGCTGCCGGCGGCTGGCTCGCCACCCATGACGACGTCACCGAGCGCATCCGCGCCGACGAGCGCATCGCCCATCTGGCGCATTACGACGCGCTCACCGACCTTCCCAACCGCGTGCTGCTGCGAGGGCATCTGGAGCGCCGAGTCGCCGAACTCGCACAAGGCAAGCCGTTCGCGATCCTCTATATCGACGTCGACGAGTTCAAGGGCGTCAACGATTCGCACGGGCACGAGGTTGGCGACGAATTGCTGCGCCAGGTGGCGAGCCGCCTGCGCGCCTGCGTCAGCGGCAACGACATGGTCGCGCGGCTCGGCGGCGACGAATTCGCCATCGTCAAGGCCGGCACCAACGATCCGGCCGAGCTGACGGCACTCGCGGAAACGATCCTTGGGGCCTTGCGCGCGCCGGTGGACTGCAAGGGGCAGGAGATTCCGACGGATGCCAGCATCGGCATCGCCATCGCGCCCGACCATGGCGACAATCTCGACGATCTGCTCAAGCGCGCCGATCTGGCGATGTATGCGGCGAAGTCCGAAGGCCGCCGCACCTTCCGCCTGTTCGCACCCGAATACGACGCCAAGGTGCGGCAGCGCCGCCAGCTCGAGCTCGATCTGCGCCAGGCGCTCGCGCGCGGCGAATTCGAGGTGCACTACCAGCCGCTGGTCGACCTCACCGCCAATGTCGTCACCGGCTGCGAGGCGTTGCTGCGCTGGCGCCATCCCGAGCGCGGCATGGTTTCGCCGGCGGAGTTCATCCCGGTCGCCGAAGACACCGGCCTGATCGGCGAGATCGGCGAATGGGTGCTGAAGCAGGCCTGCGTTGAGGCCGCCTCGTGGCCCGGCCGGATTCACATCGCGGTCAACGTGTCGCCGGTCCAATTCCGCTCGCGCACGTTGGCGCTCAAGGTCGCCGCCGCCCTCACGGAATCCGGGCTCGCGCCGGGACGGCTCGAGCTCGAGATCACCGAGACGGTGCTGATCCGCGACGACGAGGAGGCGCTGGCGATCCTGCAGCAGCTGCGCGAGCTCGGCGTGCGTATCGCGCTCGACGACTTCGGCACCGGCTATTCGTCGCTGAGCTATCTGCACCGCTTCCCGTTCGACAAGATCAAGATCGACCGCAGCTTCATCAGCGACATCGGCGAACCTGAGGATTCCTCGCCGATCGTGCAGGCCGTGGTGCACATGGCCGCCGCGCGCCATATGGCGACCACCGCCGAAGGCGTCGAGACCGAAGCGCAAGCCGAGGTGCTGCGTCGGCTCGGATGCAGCCAGATGCAGGGCTGGCTGTTCAGCCCGGCGGTGCCCGCAGCGAAGCTGAAGCAGCTGCTGGCGGCGCAGGCGGTCGCGGCTTAG
- a CDS encoding caspase family protein gives MNVKQLDLSRRTIALAAALIGTVSLVIGAHAALNMRAIDAAKAVSTDQITGSIGQTSRLALVIGNGHYPDASAPLTQSINDARALSSSLRKNGFDVDMVEDATKDDMVRAVGRLKSRITRDSVVMLFFGGYGVQAGRESYMLPVDAVIWKEGDVRRHGVSIDGVLDMMKEQGAKAKLVVVDASRRNPYERRFRSYSHGLAPISASDNALILTSASPGKVVDDGKGEHSVLVSEFLNNLSKPGSAESVFNKTRLAISRASEGDQVPTVSSSLLEDVRFGEAGG, from the coding sequence ATGAATGTAAAGCAGCTCGACCTTTCCAGACGTACGATCGCCCTCGCCGCAGCCCTCATCGGCACGGTGTCGCTGGTGATCGGCGCCCATGCTGCTCTCAACATGCGAGCGATCGATGCCGCCAAGGCCGTCTCGACCGACCAGATCACGGGCTCGATCGGCCAGACCTCGCGCCTCGCGCTCGTCATCGGCAACGGTCATTATCCGGACGCCAGCGCGCCGCTGACGCAGTCGATCAACGACGCCCGCGCGCTGTCCTCGTCGCTGCGCAAGAACGGCTTTGACGTCGATATGGTGGAAGACGCGACCAAGGACGACATGGTGCGTGCCGTGGGCCGCCTGAAGTCCCGGATCACGCGCGACAGCGTCGTCATGCTGTTCTTCGGCGGCTACGGCGTGCAGGCCGGCCGCGAGAGCTACATGCTGCCGGTCGACGCCGTGATCTGGAAGGAAGGCGACGTCCGCCGCCATGGCGTCTCCATCGACGGCGTGCTCGACATGATGAAGGAGCAGGGTGCCAAGGCCAAGCTCGTCGTGGTCGACGCCTCCCGCCGCAATCCTTACGAGCGCCGCTTCCGCTCCTACAGCCACGGTCTTGCGCCGATCAGCGCGTCCGACAATGCGCTGATTCTCACCTCGGCCTCGCCCGGCAAGGTCGTCGACGACGGCAAGGGCGAGCACAGCGTGCTGGTCAGCGAGTTCCTCAACAATCTCAGCAAGCCCGGCAGCGCCGAGAGCGTCTTCAACAAGACCCGCCTCGCCATCTCCCGCGCCAGCGAAGGCGACCAGGTCCCGACCGTGTCGTCGTCGTTGCTCGAAGACGTCCGCTTCGGCGAAGCCGGCGGTTAG
- a CDS encoding alanine--glyoxylate aminotransferase family protein → MTVRAGREFLAIPGPTTMPDEVLRAMHRPAIDIYSKEMLDLTESLLSDISKLFVTKGKSYIYIANGHGAWEAALSNVLSRGDKVLVLESGRFAIGWGNAAALMGAEVEVLKGDWRRAVRPHEVEERLRRDKEHKIKAVVVVQVDTASGVQNDIEAIGKAIKASGHPALYMVDTVASLGCMPFEMDKWGIDVAMSGSQKGLMTPPGLGFVAANARALEVHKKANMSTPYWSWSEREGTENYRKYAGTAPVHLLFALRRAIDLLHEEGLENAFRRHSLLGEAARRAVAMWSEGQVLGFNVAEASERSNTVTTVTMSNGHDPAVLQRYCKDKCGVVLGTGIGDLSGQAFRIAHMGHVNAPMLLGTLGVIEVGLNALKIPHGKGGLEAAVAYLGEEVAV, encoded by the coding sequence ATGACCGTTCGCGCGGGCCGGGAGTTTCTGGCCATCCCCGGGCCCACCACGATGCCCGACGAGGTGCTGCGGGCGATGCACCGTCCGGCGATCGACATCTACTCCAAAGAGATGCTGGATCTGACCGAGAGCCTGCTCAGCGACATCTCGAAACTGTTCGTGACCAAGGGCAAGTCCTACATCTACATCGCCAACGGCCACGGCGCCTGGGAAGCGGCACTGAGCAACGTGCTGTCGCGCGGCGACAAGGTGCTGGTGCTGGAGAGCGGGCGCTTCGCGATCGGCTGGGGCAACGCGGCGGCGCTGATGGGCGCCGAGGTCGAGGTGCTCAAGGGCGATTGGCGCCGCGCGGTGCGGCCGCACGAGGTCGAGGAGCGCCTGCGCCGCGACAAGGAGCACAAGATCAAGGCCGTCGTCGTCGTCCAGGTCGACACCGCCTCCGGCGTGCAGAACGACATCGAGGCGATCGGCAAGGCGATCAAGGCCAGCGGCCATCCCGCGCTCTACATGGTCGATACCGTCGCCTCGCTCGGCTGCATGCCGTTCGAGATGGACAAATGGGGCATCGACGTCGCGATGTCCGGCTCGCAGAAGGGCCTGATGACGCCGCCCGGTCTCGGCTTCGTCGCCGCCAATGCGCGCGCGCTCGAGGTGCACAAGAAGGCCAACATGTCGACGCCCTATTGGAGCTGGAGCGAGCGCGAGGGCACCGAGAACTATCGCAAATATGCCGGCACCGCACCGGTGCATCTGTTGTTCGCGCTGCGCCGGGCGATCGACCTGCTGCACGAGGAGGGGCTGGAGAACGCCTTCCGCCGCCACAGCCTGCTCGGCGAAGCCGCACGCCGCGCGGTTGCGATGTGGTCGGAAGGCCAGGTGCTCGGCTTCAATGTCGCGGAGGCGAGCGAGCGTTCCAACACCGTGACCACGGTGACCATGAGCAACGGCCATGATCCGGCGGTGCTGCAACGCTATTGCAAGGACAAGTGCGGCGTCGTGCTCGGCACCGGCATCGGTGATCTCTCGGGACAAGCCTTCCGCATCGCCCATATGGGCCATGTCAATGCACCGATGCTGCTCGGCACGTTGGGAGTGATCGAGGTGGGCCTCAACGCGCTGAAGATCCCACACGGCAAGGGCGGGCTGGAAGCGGCGGTGGCGTATCTCGGTGAAGAGGTAGCGGTGTAG
- a CDS encoding LysM peptidoglycan-binding domain-containing protein has product MITASKVFIALCLLALVGTALVIGPTELRRLLPDGTKVTVAAKPEVKVEPKLEAKVESKPDTSKPESKPESQPESKPGLEPEQPKLAGSAPPAPEPKAGALAETQKQVAALGDLVPVKPPAPAADAGPRFDVARIDEHGEAAVIAGRATPGARVELLRDGKPLDSVVADASGQFVMTPPQLPAGSYDLTLRAKAPDGTVTESGRTMPVTIAAAAPPPARTPPAAKQETKQAEKPDDKSDVVAALPSASPRLASVPDKQAARPKLIGAPKPKAFAHAPAATAIASASPAEALTTAPAEAGGSRIIARGDSLWALSRLAYGDGARYGVIFKANRDKIHNPNLIYPGQTFVMPQKAE; this is encoded by the coding sequence ATGATCACCGCCTCCAAGGTCTTCATTGCCCTCTGTCTGCTCGCGCTGGTCGGCACTGCGCTGGTGATCGGCCCAACCGAGCTGCGCCGCCTGTTGCCGGACGGGACCAAGGTCACCGTCGCCGCCAAGCCGGAGGTCAAGGTGGAGCCCAAGCTTGAAGCCAAGGTGGAGTCCAAGCCGGACACGTCCAAGCCCGAGTCCAAGCCTGAGTCCCAGCCCGAGTCCAAGCCTGGACTCGAGCCGGAACAGCCGAAGCTCGCCGGCAGCGCGCCGCCTGCCCCGGAGCCGAAGGCTGGCGCGCTGGCCGAGACCCAGAAGCAGGTGGCTGCGCTCGGCGATCTCGTGCCGGTCAAGCCGCCGGCGCCGGCTGCAGATGCCGGCCCCCGCTTCGACGTCGCCCGCATCGACGAGCACGGCGAGGCGGCGGTGATCGCCGGCCGCGCCACGCCGGGTGCGAGGGTCGAGCTGCTGCGCGACGGCAAGCCGCTCGACAGCGTGGTTGCGGACGCCTCGGGCCAGTTCGTGATGACCCCGCCGCAGCTGCCTGCCGGCTCTTATGACCTGACACTCCGGGCCAAGGCGCCGGACGGCACGGTCACCGAATCCGGCCGGACCATGCCGGTGACCATCGCTGCGGCGGCGCCGCCGCCCGCGCGCACCCCGCCGGCTGCGAAGCAGGAGACCAAGCAGGCCGAGAAGCCCGACGACAAATCGGATGTCGTCGCCGCCCTGCCGTCGGCCTCGCCGCGCTTGGCCTCGGTGCCTGACAAGCAAGCGGCCCGGCCGAAACTGATCGGCGCGCCGAAGCCCAAGGCCTTCGCGCATGCGCCGGCGGCCACCGCGATCGCATCGGCATCGCCGGCGGAGGCGCTCACCACCGCACCGGCCGAGGCCGGCGGCAGCCGGATCATCGCCCGCGGCGACAGCCTGTGGGCGCTCAGCCGGCTCGCTTACGGCGACGGCGCCCGTTACGGGGTGATCTTCAAGGCCAACCGCGACAAGATCCACAACCCGAACTTGATCTATCCCGGCCAGACCTTCGTGATGCCGCAGAAGGCGGAGTGA